Proteins from one Thaumasiovibrio subtropicus genomic window:
- the flgC gene encoding flagellar basal body rod protein FlgC, whose protein sequence is MSLFNVFNVTGSAMSAEAVRLNTTSSNLANANSVSSSAQETYRARHPVFAAELKSASYNRDESVPVKVLGIVESKKPLRAEYNPDHPLANDEGYIFKPNVNVMEEMANMISASRAYQTNVQVAEASKQMLTQTLKMGQ, encoded by the coding sequence ATGAGTCTTTTTAACGTCTTTAATGTCACTGGCTCGGCAATGAGCGCAGAAGCGGTCAGATTGAACACAACGTCAAGTAACCTTGCCAATGCCAACAGTGTGAGCAGCTCTGCACAAGAGACGTATCGCGCACGCCACCCTGTGTTTGCCGCTGAGCTGAAAAGTGCCAGCTACAACCGCGACGAGTCAGTACCAGTGAAAGTACTTGGTATCGTTGAGAGCAAAAAACCACTGCGTGCAGAATACAACCCTGATCATCCGTTAGCGAACGATGAAGGGTATATCTTTAAACCGAATGTCAATGTGATGGAAGAGATGGCAAATATGATTTCTGCCTCTCGTGCCTACCAGACAAATGTTCAGGTCGCCGAAGCCAGCAAACAGATGCTGACGCAGACCCTGAAAATGGGTCAATAA
- the flgE gene encoding flagellar hook protein FlgE has translation MGFNISLSGLGAAQKDLNTTSNNIANANTFGFKQSRAEFGDVYSTSIFSNAKTTNGQGVQTSTVAQQFHEGSSIYTNNPLDMRISGTGFFAVADDRLQPNQNSLTRNGAFHLNKDNYVVNSEGQFLMGYDVDQATDQVISYEPKALEVPDKYGQPRPSTQVNISLNLPAGGEPKDPAAFNFSDPETYNKSTSVTTYDSLGQPYKMTTYYVKDNLTPNRWNVFYTMTDAEGEKALNILPGTTSNATGHSGSTLDFNSDGSVASINQGQPIISEELGPNGANLALNGADGTQTISMDFDDPTQYAAPFEIRRFNENGATTGFLAKVDIDAKGSIVATYSNGENVTLGRVAMGRVANEQGLSQIGGTQWKTSQDSGELIWGEATQGAFGSIKSGTLEQSNIDMTQELVDLITAQRNFQANSRALDVDNQLQQNILQIR, from the coding sequence ATGGGCTTTAATATTTCACTTAGTGGTTTAGGTGCCGCACAAAAAGACCTCAACACCACCAGTAATAACATTGCCAACGCCAACACTTTTGGCTTTAAGCAATCGCGTGCTGAGTTTGGTGATGTGTATTCAACCTCGATTTTCTCGAACGCGAAAACGACAAATGGCCAAGGTGTACAAACCTCGACTGTCGCGCAGCAGTTCCATGAAGGCTCGAGTATCTATACCAATAACCCGCTAGATATGCGTATTTCAGGCACAGGTTTCTTTGCGGTGGCAGATGATCGTTTGCAGCCAAACCAAAATAGCCTGACACGTAATGGCGCGTTCCACCTCAACAAAGATAACTATGTTGTTAACTCTGAAGGTCAGTTCCTAATGGGATATGACGTGGATCAGGCAACAGATCAAGTTATCTCGTATGAGCCAAAAGCGTTGGAAGTACCAGATAAGTACGGCCAACCGCGTCCCTCTACGCAGGTGAACATTAGTTTAAACTTGCCAGCGGGAGGGGAACCTAAAGATCCTGCGGCGTTTAACTTCAGCGATCCAGAAACCTATAACAAGTCAACATCGGTGACGACCTACGATTCACTAGGTCAGCCTTACAAGATGACGACTTATTATGTGAAAGATAACTTAACACCTAACCGCTGGAATGTGTTCTACACCATGACGGATGCAGAAGGTGAGAAAGCGTTAAATATCTTACCGGGTACAACGTCGAACGCGACAGGGCATAGTGGTTCAACACTGGATTTCAACTCAGATGGTTCTGTTGCCTCTATTAACCAGGGCCAGCCAATTATTTCTGAAGAGCTTGGGCCAAACGGTGCCAACCTCGCCCTAAATGGTGCGGATGGTACACAAACGATTTCGATGGACTTTGATGATCCAACCCAATACGCGGCACCTTTTGAAATCCGTCGTTTCAATGAGAACGGTGCAACCACTGGCTTCCTAGCGAAAGTGGATATCGATGCGAAAGGCAGCATTGTGGCGACCTACAGTAACGGCGAGAACGTCACGTTAGGCCGTGTTGCAATGGGGCGTGTTGCCAATGAGCAAGGCTTGAGCCAGATAGGTGGTACGCAATGGAAAACCAGCCAAGACTCGGGTGAGCTGATTTGGGGTGAAGCGACACAAGGTGCATTCGGTTCGATTAAGAGTGGTACCTTGGAACAGTCGAACATTGATATGACCCAAGAGCTGGTGGACTTGATCACCGCGCAGCGTAACTTCCAAGCGAACTCTCGTGCCTTGGATGTAGATAACCAGCTGCAACAGAACATACTGCAAATCCGATAG
- the flgB gene encoding flagellar basal body rod protein FlgB, producing MAISFDKALGVHQHTLGIRAKRAETLASNLANANTPGFKAKDIDFQRALTAATSGSQMGMSRTHERHIVASSRSSSGEQKFRVPHQPDTGDGNTVDAQLERNLFMQNALEYQASLDFLGSKFKNMTKAIKGQ from the coding sequence ATGGCCATATCTTTCGATAAAGCGTTGGGTGTACACCAACACACACTAGGTATCCGTGCTAAGCGTGCTGAAACGCTGGCGAGTAACCTAGCAAACGCGAATACACCGGGTTTTAAAGCGAAAGATATCGACTTTCAACGTGCGCTTACCGCGGCAACATCTGGCAGTCAAATGGGGATGTCTCGCACGCATGAGCGGCATATTGTTGCCTCCAGCCGTAGCAGTAGCGGAGAACAGAAGTTCCGTGTGCCACATCAACCGGATACGGGGGATGGCAATACGGTTGACGCTCAGTTGGAGCGAAATCTATTTATGCAGAATGCATTGGAATATCAAGCGTCGCTGGACTTTTTAGGTAGTAAGTTCAAGAACATGACCAAAGCCATTAAGGGGCAGTAA
- a CDS encoding chemotaxis protein encodes MSGILDSVNQRTQLVGQNRLELLTFKLNRRQRYGINVFKVKEVLQCPRLTAMPNLHPLVKGVAHIRGQTVSVIDMSLATGGRPIDDLENCFVIISEFNRTVQAFLVSSVERIINMNWEAILPPPDGAGKSNYLTAVTEIDDELVEILDVEKILDEISPIKAQVSEALVEEAAEAQKNAEVVKRVLVADDSSVARKQVQRAVEAIGYECVLVKDGKEAIDLLKEMAKEGSIYDQLALIISDIEMPEMDGYTLTAEIRGHADLKDLHVILHTSLSGVFNQAMVERVGANAFIPKFNPDELGAAVLAECQK; translated from the coding sequence ATGTCGGGCATTCTTGATTCGGTCAACCAGCGCACGCAATTAGTGGGCCAGAACCGTTTGGAATTGTTAACATTTAAGCTGAATCGCCGTCAGCGCTACGGCATAAATGTTTTTAAAGTCAAAGAAGTACTTCAGTGCCCTCGACTGACTGCTATGCCTAATCTTCATCCATTGGTGAAAGGTGTCGCGCACATTCGTGGTCAAACGGTTTCTGTTATCGATATGAGTCTGGCAACAGGTGGCCGCCCTATCGATGATCTAGAAAACTGTTTCGTGATCATTTCAGAGTTTAACCGTACGGTGCAGGCATTTTTGGTGTCGTCGGTTGAACGTATCATCAATATGAACTGGGAAGCGATTCTGCCGCCACCAGATGGGGCGGGTAAAAGTAATTACCTTACTGCAGTCACAGAAATAGATGATGAGCTGGTTGAGATTCTGGATGTGGAAAAGATTCTCGATGAGATTTCACCAATCAAAGCACAAGTCTCTGAAGCACTCGTCGAAGAAGCAGCAGAAGCACAGAAAAATGCCGAAGTGGTTAAACGCGTCCTTGTTGCTGATGACTCTTCTGTCGCGCGCAAACAGGTGCAACGCGCGGTTGAAGCGATTGGTTACGAGTGTGTGTTAGTAAAAGACGGCAAAGAAGCCATCGACCTGCTCAAAGAGATGGCGAAAGAGGGTAGCATCTACGACCAACTCGCCCTCATTATATCCGATATTGAAATGCCAGAGATGGATGGCTACACGCTTACCGCTGAAATTCGAGGCCATGCAGACCTAAAAGATTTGCATGTCATTCTGCATACGTCATTAAGTGGCGTCTTTAATCAGGCGATGGTAGAGCGCGTTGGCGCGAATGCCTTTATTCCTAAGTTCAATCCCGATGAGTTGGGCGCGGCGGTATTAGCCGAGTGCCAGAAGTAA
- the flgG gene encoding flagellar basal-body rod protein FlgG, whose amino-acid sequence MHPALWVSKTGLDAQQTNISTISNNLANASTIGFKKSRAVFEDLFYQNINQPGAQSTQDTELPSGLMLGAGSKVVATQKVHTQGNTQTTNNALDMMIEGDGFFQILLPDGNIGYTRNGQFTVNAEGQLVTSGSGYVVQPEIVVPEDAVAITVGVDGEVSARIRGQQENAGLGQITTVNFINPGGMEPIGQNLFLPTGASGDPQEGVPGLDGLGQIRQSMLETSNVNVTEELVNMIEAQRVYEMNSKVISTVDQMLSYVNQQL is encoded by the coding sequence ATGCATCCAGCATTATGGGTTAGTAAAACCGGTCTTGATGCCCAGCAGACCAACATCTCAACGATCTCGAACAACTTGGCTAACGCCTCCACGATCGGCTTTAAAAAGAGCCGCGCCGTGTTTGAAGATCTGTTTTACCAAAACATTAACCAACCCGGAGCTCAGTCAACTCAGGATACTGAGCTGCCTTCAGGGTTGATGTTAGGTGCGGGTTCAAAGGTTGTGGCGACACAGAAAGTGCACACACAAGGTAACACGCAAACGACCAATAACGCCCTTGATATGATGATTGAAGGGGATGGCTTTTTCCAAATCCTCTTGCCTGATGGCAACATTGGTTATACCCGCAATGGTCAGTTCACTGTGAATGCGGAAGGCCAGCTTGTAACCAGTGGTTCGGGCTATGTCGTGCAACCAGAAATCGTAGTGCCGGAAGATGCAGTCGCAATCACGGTTGGGGTTGATGGTGAAGTATCAGCGCGTATCCGTGGCCAACAAGAGAATGCGGGCCTCGGTCAGATCACTACGGTTAACTTTATCAATCCAGGCGGTATGGAGCCAATTGGACAGAACCTATTCTTGCCAACAGGGGCAAGCGGTGACCCTCAGGAAGGTGTGCCGGGGCTTGATGGTTTAGGACAGATTCGTCAGTCCATGCTAGAGACATCAAACGTTAACGTGACTGAAGAACTCGTTAACATGATTGAAGCGCAGCGTGTCTACGAGATGAACTCGAAAGTGATTTCAACCGTTGACCAGATGCTGAGCTATGTGAATCAGCAGCTTTAA
- a CDS encoding flagellar basal body P-ring protein FlgI, producing the protein MQKALKLITAMLLTIAMMPAQAARIKDIAAVAGVRDNQLVGYGLVVGLPGTGESTPFTDQSFNAMLQNFGITLPPGTKPKTKNVAAVAVHATLPPFTKQGQTIDVTVSSIGSAKSLRGGTLLQTFLKGLDGNVYAIAQGSLVVGGFSAQGADGSSVVGNTPTVGRISNGAIVEQEIANPFGRGDFLTFNLFESDFTTAQRMADAINEFLGPEMAAAVDATSIRVRAPRDISQRVAYLSTIENLTFEPADGAAKIIVNSRTGTIVVGQNVKLRPAAVTHGGMTVTIREDLNVSQPNAMAGGQTVVVPDTEIEVTEEDGRMFKFDPGITLDDLVRAVNQVGAAPSDLMAILQSLKKAGAIQGQLIII; encoded by the coding sequence ATGCAAAAGGCGCTTAAACTTATCACCGCAATGTTACTCACCATTGCCATGATGCCTGCTCAAGCTGCGAGAATTAAAGATATTGCAGCGGTAGCAGGGGTTCGAGATAACCAATTAGTGGGTTACGGTTTAGTGGTGGGTTTACCAGGGACTGGGGAATCAACCCCGTTTACCGATCAGTCTTTTAACGCCATGCTGCAAAACTTCGGCATCACTTTGCCGCCAGGTACCAAGCCGAAAACTAAAAATGTTGCCGCCGTCGCCGTCCATGCCACGTTGCCGCCTTTTACTAAGCAAGGCCAAACGATTGACGTCACCGTCTCTTCGATTGGCTCTGCAAAGAGCCTGCGCGGTGGTACCTTGCTACAAACCTTCTTGAAGGGTTTAGACGGTAATGTTTACGCGATAGCGCAAGGGAGCCTCGTTGTGGGTGGCTTCAGCGCGCAAGGTGCGGATGGTTCAAGTGTTGTCGGTAATACGCCAACCGTAGGCCGTATCTCTAATGGTGCGATTGTCGAGCAAGAAATTGCCAATCCCTTTGGTCGCGGCGACTTCCTGACGTTTAACCTCTTTGAGTCTGACTTTACGACGGCACAACGTATGGCGGATGCCATCAATGAGTTTCTTGGTCCAGAAATGGCAGCGGCCGTTGATGCGACGTCAATCCGTGTTCGTGCCCCACGTGATATCAGCCAGCGTGTTGCTTACCTCTCAACCATTGAAAATCTCACCTTTGAGCCTGCTGATGGCGCGGCAAAAATCATTGTCAACTCACGCACTGGCACCATTGTTGTGGGACAAAATGTCAAGTTGCGTCCTGCTGCGGTGACACATGGTGGGATGACGGTGACGATTCGTGAAGATTTGAATGTCAGCCAACCAAACGCGATGGCGGGTGGACAGACAGTTGTGGTGCCTGATACAGAAATTGAAGTCACCGAAGAAGATGGTCGGATGTTCAAATTTGATCCAGGCATTACCTTAGATGATCTCGTCAGAGCGGTGAATCAGGTGGGTGCTGCGCCATCCGATCTCATGGCGATTCTACAGTCGTTGAAAAAAGCTGGTGCGATTCAAGGCCAGTTGATCATTATCTAG
- a CDS encoding CheR family methyltransferase, producing the protein MTAITISDQEYREFSRFLEAQCGIVLGDSKQYLVRSRLSPLVSRFSTGTLSDLLKQVVTGRNSELKVAAVDAMTTNETLWFRDTYPYTVLAEKLLPELAANKRPIKIWSSASSSGQEPYSIAMVALETQIKKPGMLPMGVQITGTDISTAMLDTCKTGIYDSLALGRGLSLERKRQFFEDAGSGSMRIVEKVRRMVNFRPQNLMSSYALLGKFDIIFCRNVLIYFSPEMKSKVLNQMAASLNPGGYLILGASESLTGLTDKFEMIRCNPGIIYKLK; encoded by the coding sequence ATGACAGCGATAACGATCAGCGATCAAGAGTATCGGGAGTTTAGCCGTTTTTTAGAGGCACAATGTGGCATTGTGTTAGGGGACAGTAAGCAATACCTTGTCCGCAGTCGCCTTAGCCCACTAGTGAGTCGATTTTCGACCGGTACCCTCTCTGACCTGCTTAAGCAAGTGGTCACCGGACGCAACAGTGAGCTTAAAGTCGCTGCAGTGGATGCGATGACGACCAACGAAACCTTATGGTTTCGTGATACTTATCCTTATACGGTGTTGGCGGAGAAACTTCTGCCTGAATTGGCCGCCAATAAGCGCCCAATTAAGATATGGTCTTCAGCGAGTTCGTCTGGACAAGAGCCGTATTCTATCGCCATGGTTGCCCTAGAGACGCAGATTAAAAAGCCGGGCATGTTGCCAATGGGCGTACAAATCACTGGGACAGACATTTCGACGGCGATGCTAGACACCTGTAAAACGGGGATCTACGACTCATTGGCCCTTGGACGAGGATTGTCCCTTGAGCGCAAGCGCCAGTTTTTTGAGGATGCGGGCAGTGGCAGTATGCGTATTGTCGAGAAAGTACGCCGCATGGTGAACTTTCGACCGCAGAACCTGATGAGCAGTTACGCCCTGTTGGGTAAATTCGATATCATTTTTTGTCGTAACGTTTTGATCTATTTCTCTCCGGAAATGAAATCCAAAGTATTGAACCAAATGGCGGCCAGTCTTAATCCCGGTGGTTATTTGATCCTTGGTGCTTCTGAATCTTTAACCGGACTGACTGATAAGTTTGAGATGATTCGTTGCAATCCAGGCATTATCTACAAATTGAAGTAA
- the flgF gene encoding flagellar basal-body rod protein FlgF translates to MDRALFLAMSGAKQDMYGLQAHANNLANVRTTGFRADLEQARSMQAYGEGMPSRVFSMTERPGFDFSQGSVMTTGRDLDVAVEGDGWIAVVDNIGQESYTRAGHLKIDQTGMLTNSSGHLIAGENGGPIFIPLPISKIEVGRDGTISILPQGAPPDAIELVDRIKLVRPDNRELYKDTNGLFKLKEPNQFLEADGSVRLLTGALEGSNVNAVGEMTSMIELQRHFEMQVKMMKTLEEMDEAQASLLRMG, encoded by the coding sequence ATGGATCGCGCACTATTTCTCGCTATGAGCGGCGCAAAACAAGATATGTACGGGTTACAGGCCCATGCCAATAACCTGGCTAACGTACGAACTACAGGTTTCCGTGCGGACTTGGAACAAGCGCGTAGTATGCAAGCCTATGGCGAAGGGATGCCAAGCCGCGTGTTCTCAATGACAGAGCGTCCAGGATTTGATTTCTCACAAGGCTCTGTGATGACGACGGGGCGCGATCTTGATGTTGCTGTTGAGGGTGATGGTTGGATTGCCGTCGTGGATAACATCGGACAAGAGTCCTATACCCGCGCAGGTCATCTTAAAATCGACCAAACTGGGATGTTGACCAATAGTAGTGGGCATCTCATTGCCGGTGAAAATGGCGGGCCGATTTTTATTCCTTTGCCAATCAGCAAAATTGAAGTAGGCCGCGATGGCACTATCTCCATCTTGCCGCAAGGTGCGCCACCAGATGCCATCGAACTGGTTGACCGAATTAAGCTTGTTCGCCCAGATAATCGCGAACTCTACAAAGACACCAACGGCCTTTTTAAGCTCAAAGAGCCGAACCAATTTCTCGAAGCCGACGGCAGCGTACGCTTGCTAACTGGTGCCTTGGAAGGCAGCAATGTGAATGCCGTGGGTGAAATGACCAGTATGATCGAACTTCAACGTCATTTTGAAATGCAGGTCAAGATGATGAAAACCCTCGAAGAGATGGATGAAGCGCAAGCTTCTCTGTTGAGAATGGGATAA
- the flgD gene encoding flagellar hook assembly protein FlgD has product MADINGTGSTSLSYMDQLKGLQEKQLQEKQEKSATNELKQEDFLSLLTQQLAQQDPFKPVENDQMIAQMASFATVDGINKMNEQFTSLNSAMTSNQALQASSLVGRDVLVPNSTAMKQADSGIAAMVNLPQALNNLLVRIEDEQGQLIETLDMGAKPGGEHRIEWDGKDANGNPLPAGKYVVKASGLVNGESQSFDVSTYANVNSVLLGQGDGNVMLNLAGFDSPFRLAEVLEVGKV; this is encoded by the coding sequence ATGGCTGATATAAACGGCACCGGCTCAACTAGCTTATCCTACATGGATCAACTCAAAGGGTTGCAAGAAAAACAACTGCAAGAGAAGCAGGAGAAAAGTGCAACCAATGAGTTAAAGCAAGAGGACTTTCTGTCCTTGCTGACTCAACAGCTAGCGCAGCAAGATCCGTTCAAGCCGGTCGAAAATGATCAGATGATCGCGCAGATGGCCTCGTTTGCCACTGTCGACGGCATCAACAAAATGAACGAGCAGTTCACCAGCCTTAACTCGGCAATGACATCAAATCAGGCGCTACAAGCTTCAAGCTTAGTGGGTCGTGATGTCCTTGTGCCAAACAGCACTGCGATGAAGCAGGCTGATAGTGGCATTGCCGCCATGGTGAACTTGCCGCAAGCATTGAACAATTTACTTGTCCGTATTGAAGATGAACAAGGACAGTTGATTGAAACACTGGATATGGGCGCGAAGCCGGGTGGTGAGCATCGTATCGAGTGGGATGGCAAAGATGCCAACGGCAATCCATTGCCAGCCGGTAAATATGTCGTGAAAGCCTCAGGGCTAGTGAATGGCGAAAGCCAATCCTTTGATGTGTCGACATATGCGAACGTAAACAGTGTGCTGCTGGGCCAGGGTGATGGCAACGTCATGTTGAACTTAGCAGGCTTTGATTCACCATTCCGACTCGCCGAAGTGCTTGAAGTTGGCAAGGTATAA
- the flgJ gene encoding flagellar assembly peptidoglycan hydrolase FlgJ has translation MNNNIDPGFIHDLSSLDRLRAGVDTDKDGSLRSAATQFEAIFTNMLFKSMRDANSVFESDLTSGRHTQFYEQMHDEQMASELSSTGSLGLADLIVEQLSAAEEMERPESQGEPVPLEQTAEAMPLNIQSPAVPFERKELPVSDTDHEMAVRAAMQRVVEGRSPSVEEPSRPFNSPEEFVTRMQPYAERAARSLGTDPAVLIAQAALETGWGKKVITNARGSSHNLFNIKAQPSWQGDKMATQTLEYYDGVAVQERAAFRSYDDFQSSFDDYVHFLKTNPRYGDALTQSSQPEQFIRGLHKAGYATDPKYSEKVISVMNRVNGILSN, from the coding sequence ATGAACAATAATATTGATCCTGGTTTTATTCATGATTTAAGCAGCTTAGACCGCCTTCGTGCGGGGGTTGATACGGATAAAGATGGCTCACTGCGCTCAGCGGCCACCCAGTTTGAGGCTATCTTTACCAACATGCTGTTTAAGTCCATGCGTGATGCGAACAGTGTATTTGAATCTGACTTAACCAGTGGCCGTCACACCCAGTTTTATGAGCAGATGCACGACGAGCAGATGGCCTCAGAGCTGAGTTCAACAGGCTCACTTGGGTTAGCTGATTTGATTGTCGAGCAGTTGAGTGCCGCAGAAGAGATGGAGCGTCCAGAGAGTCAAGGTGAGCCCGTTCCACTTGAGCAGACTGCTGAAGCGATGCCATTGAATATACAATCTCCAGCTGTACCGTTCGAGCGTAAAGAATTACCAGTGAGCGATACGGATCACGAAATGGCCGTCAGGGCCGCGATGCAGCGGGTGGTTGAAGGCCGCTCTCCATCTGTTGAAGAACCGTCGCGGCCTTTCAACTCACCAGAAGAGTTTGTGACGCGCATGCAGCCTTATGCGGAACGTGCTGCCCGTTCGTTGGGCACTGACCCTGCTGTTTTGATTGCCCAAGCGGCACTTGAAACAGGGTGGGGTAAAAAAGTGATCACCAATGCACGTGGCTCAAGTCACAACCTATTTAACATCAAAGCGCAGCCGAGTTGGCAGGGCGATAAGATGGCAACGCAAACCCTCGAATACTACGATGGCGTCGCAGTGCAAGAGCGTGCCGCATTCCGCTCATATGACGATTTTCAATCGAGCTTTGATGATTATGTTCACTTCCTTAAAACGAATCCTAGATACGGTGATGCATTGACACAATCTAGCCAACCAGAGCAGTTCATTCGTGGACTCCACAAGGCGGGTTATGCAACGGATCCTAAGTATTCAGAGAAGGTGATCAGTGTGATGAATCGTGTGAATGGAATTCTAAGTAACTGA
- the flgH gene encoding flagellar basal body L-ring protein FlgH, which translates to MKKLCFIGLVALVAGCASPPEDVGDDSQLVTSEVDAVEGDTGSSAGLIDLLRSREEAVAGDPAWAPVRPQSKPDHYSTATGSLFSVSDSQDLYDDKRPRGLGDIVTVMLEEKTQAKKSATADLGKTTDLSMDPLSLGGQEITIGDRTLSYAVSNDNSFSGTTSANQSNSMSGTISVEVIDVLPNGNLMIRGERWLTLNTGDEYIRLSGTIRPDDIAPDNTIASTRISNARIQYSGTGDQQDTQEQGFLARFFNVAL; encoded by the coding sequence ATGAAAAAGTTGTGCTTTATCGGATTGGTTGCATTAGTGGCAGGTTGTGCATCACCACCGGAAGATGTGGGCGATGATAGTCAATTAGTCACCAGTGAGGTAGACGCGGTCGAAGGGGATACTGGCTCTTCTGCGGGCTTGATTGACCTACTGCGTAGTCGGGAAGAGGCGGTTGCTGGCGATCCTGCTTGGGCACCTGTGCGTCCTCAATCAAAGCCTGATCACTACTCTACCGCCACCGGTTCACTGTTCAGTGTGAGCGATTCGCAAGATCTTTACGATGATAAACGTCCACGTGGGCTGGGTGATATCGTCACTGTGATGCTGGAAGAGAAAACGCAAGCGAAAAAGAGCGCAACTGCTGACCTAGGTAAAACGACTGATCTCTCCATGGATCCGCTCTCTCTCGGTGGGCAAGAAATCACCATTGGCGATCGTACTTTGTCTTATGCCGTGTCTAACGATAACTCCTTCAGTGGCACGACGTCGGCGAATCAAAGTAACAGTATGTCAGGCACCATCTCTGTCGAGGTGATCGATGTGTTACCCAACGGCAATCTCATGATCCGCGGTGAACGTTGGCTAACCCTCAATACAGGGGATGAATACATCCGCTTGAGCGGCACGATTCGTCCGGATGACATCGCGCCAGACAATACGATTGCCTCAACACGTATCTCAAATGCTCGAATTCAATATTCAGGTACGGGAGATCAACAAGATACGCAAGAGCAAGGATTCTTGGCACGATTCTTCAATGTAGCTCTCTAG